One Hermetia illucens chromosome 4, iHerIll2.2.curated.20191125, whole genome shotgun sequence DNA segment encodes these proteins:
- the LOC119654231 gene encoding importin subunit alpha-3 → MASTDSQVKNRLHDFKNKGKDQDEMRRRRNEVTVELRKNKREETLLKRRNVPVDSTDEEDLLSNINLKKLVETAGNPTDPEKQLQAVQAARKLLSSDRNPPINDLINSNILPILVDCLKRHDHTMLQFEAAWALTNIASGTSEQTNQVVRAGAVPLFLQLLSSPAQTVCEQAVWALGNIIGDGPHLRDFVIKHGVVQPLLSFIKPDIPISFLRNVTWVIVNLCRNKDPPPPPTTIQEILPALNVLIHHTDTNILVDTVWAISYLTDGGNDQIQMVIDSGIVPKLIPLLGHVEVKVQTAALRAVGNIVTGSDEQTQVVLNYEALAYFPALLTHTKEKIRKEAVWFLSNITAGNQFQVQAVINAGLLPKIIDNLSKGEFQTQKEAAWAISNLTISGNREQVAELIREGAIPPFCDLLSCKDTQVINVVLDGINNMLKMAGPHVEQIANMIEECDGLAKIESLQNHENVEIYKLAYDIIEHFFSEEADYDANLAPAADESGFQFTANPNIPNQGFQF, encoded by the exons ATGGCGTCCACGGATTCGCAGGTCAAGAATCGTTTACACGATTTCAAGAATAAAGGAAAAGATCAAGAT GAAATGCGAAGAAGACGAAATGAAGTCACAGTGGAACTTCGGAAGAATAAAAGAGAAGAAACACTCCTGAAGCGTAGAAATGTACCGGTTGATTCAACAGATGAAGAAGATTTGCTGTCCAACATAAATCTAAAGAAATTGGTAGAAACAGCTGGAAATCCAACAGATCCCGAAAAGCAATTGCAAGCCGTACAAGCCGCCCGTAAACTGTTATCATCGGACAGGAATCCTCCGATCAATGACCTGATCAATAGCAACATACTTCCAATTTTAGTGGATTGCCTGAAAAGGCACGACCACACTATGTTACAATTCGAAGCCGCTTGGGCACTTACAAATATAGCATCTGGAACGTCGGAACAAACAAACCAG GTCGTGCGTGCTGGAGCTGTTCCTCTGTTTCTTCAACTTTTATCGTCGCCAGCGCAAACAGTTTGTGAGCAAGCAGTTTGGGCTCTCGGTAATATTATTGGCGATGGACCGCATCTACGTGATTTTGTCATCAAGCATGGTGTCGTGCAGCCACTACTGTCATTCATTAAaccggatatccccatttcatTTTTGCGAAATGTGACATGGGTCATTGTAAATTTATGTCGTAACAAGGATCCACCGCCACCGCCTACTACCATTCAAGAGATTCTTCCTGCACTGAACGTTTTAATACATCACACAGACACTAATATCTTGGTAGATACTGTATGGGCTATCAGCTATTTGACAGACGGTGGCAACGATCAGATCCAGATGGTTATTGATAGTGGCATTGTTCCGAAGTTAATACCTCTACTCGGGCATGTTGAGGTAAAGGTTCAGACGGCTGCCCTTCGAGCTGTTGGCAACATCGTAACCGGATCCGACGAGCAAACGCAAGTAGTTCTCAACTATGAAGCTCTGGCATATTTCCCTGCTCTTTTGACTCATACCAAGGAAAAGATTCGTAAGGAGGCAGTCTGGTTTTTATCTAACATAACGGCAGGAAATCAATTCCAAGTTCAAGCTGTCATAAACGCTGGACTGCTGCCCAAGATTATTGACAACCTAAGTAAGGGCGAATTCCAAACGCAGAAGGAAGCAGCTTGGGCTATTAGTAATTTAACCATCAGCGGCAACAGGGAGCAAGTTGCCGAACTCATTCGAGAAGGAGCCATACCGCCATTCTGTGATCTACTGTCATGCAAAGATACTCAAGTGATAAAC GTTGTGCTAGATGGTATCAACAATATGTTGAAGATGGCCGGACCGCACGTCGAACAGATTGCCAATATGATAGAAGAATGCGATGGACTGGCGAAAATTGAATCGTTGCAAAATCACGAAAATGTCGAAATTTACAAATTGGCCTACGATATTATTGAACACTTCTTCTCAGAAGAG GCTGATTACGACGCAAATCTCGCACCGGCAGCTGACGAAAGTGGCTTTCAATTTACCGCGAATCCAAATATACCGAATCaaggttttcaattttaa